A stretch of DNA from Candidatus Methanoperedens sp.:
CCTTGCAGAAAAAATCGGGGTTTCTGGACCTACAATTACGCAGCACATCAAGTACCTGAAAGAACAGGGGATTGTTAAAGCTGATACAAATGGCAGATACACAATTTACAGCATCAATTCCAATTACTTCGATTCTTTGCACAAGTTTATAAGTATAACTGCATAAATTTCAGGCCGAATTGAATATCTCAAGAAATTACCAGAACAATTTCAAAAACCTTATAAATGAACCCAGCGAAATTCCGGTGTGATCAAATATGGTCGTTAAAGTAGGTTTTATTAAACTTGGAAATCTTGGAACCTCACAGGTAATAGATCTATTACTTGATGAGATCGCAGCGAGAGAGGGAATAGCAGTCCGTGTATTCGGAACAGGGGCAAAGATGGGGAAGGATGAAGCCGCAGAAACAGCATCCTTCAAGAATTGGGGGCCGAATTTTGTTGTTATGATCAGTCCCAACTCAAGTGCACCTGGCCCAACAGCAGCACGTGATGTCTGGAAAGATACACCCACAATAGTAGTATCCGACGGGCCCACAAAGAAAGAGGACAGGGAAAAACTGGAGCAGGCAGGCTTTGGCTACATGATCCTTCCGGTTGACCCGTTGATCGGTGCAAAAAGGGAATTCCTTGACCCGACAGAGATGGTTATTTTCAACACCGATGCTGCAAAGGTATTGTCCGTATGCGGCGCAATAAGGCTGGTCCAGACAGAGATCGACAAAGTCATAGACCAGGTGGCAGCAGGCACAAAACCACTTGTGCTCCCAAAGATACTTGCAAAACCAGAGAAATGTGTGGAAAGCGCGGGATTCAATAACCCCTACGCAAAGGCAAAAGCCCTTGCAGCCCTGCACATAGCTACCAAGGTCGCAGAGATCGACTTCCCGGCATGCTTTGTTTTAAAAGAGGTAGACCAGATAGCTACAGCAGCAGCAGCAGGCCATGAAGCCATGCGCGCAGCAGCAAGACTTGCTGATGAAGCCCGCGAAATGGAAAAAGCAAATGACTCAGTGCTCAGGAAGCCCCATGCCAAGGACGGCAGATTGCTGACCAAGACAAAACTCCTGGAGAAACCCCAGTAAAGTGAATCTCTTCACAGCAGGGTTCTGTGAGGATAGTACAAAAAATCATGTCAGGAAGCATTATTGCTTCCTGTTTTTCTTTTCCAGGTAAAATGTTTATTTATAATATCAGGCGGAATTAAGATTTAGCTTGTATCTTCATTGCCAAATCTTAAATAATAATAAACTGCTTTTGAAATTGCTTCTCTTACATGTGCTTCTCGTGTTTTCACTTTCAGTGCAATAATATCATCCTGGGGAAAAATAGATTGTACATGAACCAGGTTTTTTGGTTCGGTTCCGTCTTTCAATAAGCTGTCTGGATTTTCTTTATTATTATTTTTTAGAAGCATCCCATTTCTTCGCAACTCTTTTTCAGCCTTTCGTTTTTGTTTTTCGCGCTCTTCGATCAATTTAATGGCAGTTATAAGTTTCATATTTTTCAACCCGGTCAGTTTATGTCATGATAATAAGTATCATGATTTCACAAAGATAAAAAGATACTTCACACAAAAAGGCTACAATATAATTTCAAAAAATATTATATACATAATTATTGAAAATAAAATCTAAAATGAGAGACCTGTTTTTAGACCCACCCCGCAAGGAATAATTTATATTTTGATCTGTTCCGGCAAAAATCCTTTCTTAATAAGAACTTCTTTCATTCTGCTTTTATGATTTCCCTGAAGTTCGATAACATTATCTTTTATAGTACCACCGCATGCGAATTTTGATTTGAGATAAGATGTTAATTCCTGCAAATTAATCTCGCTTGGATTAAGACCATCGATCACAGTTACTTCTTTTTTATATTTTCGTGTATCTACCTTAATTACTATTCTCTGTTGTTCTTTTGCTACTTCTTCGCAGATGCAAAGCTCTTTTGGCAAACCGCATACAGCACACATTTCTGAACTCATTTATTGGATTAATACCTCCATTCTTATATTACACAAGATTGTTATATAGCTACTTGATGCTTCCCGTATTAAAATATGATGGTGTAATGATAGCGAATAACATTGAGTTTGCACGAACAATGGCAAAACAGGCAATAGGATTGATGTTCAGGAGAAGTATCCTGCCGGATTATTCAATGATATTTATCTTAAAAAAACCATCCGGGGTCAATGTTCATATGTTCTTTGTATTTTTCCCGATCGATGTAATATTCCTGAATAACGAAAAAAAAGTCATGGGATTTTCAGGATTAAAACCCTGGGTTGGATATAAAGCAATGAAGGACATCAAGTATGTTCTTGAAATGAAAGCAGGAACAATCGTAAAGTTCAATCTGTCTATAGGCGGACAAATGGAATTTGATGAGAATTTAAATAGATAGAATATAACCCGAATAGAACATTAACTAATATTATGACACTCAAAGGAAAATTAACTGGAGATAATGTATTACTTGAAAAAAATGCAATTGAAGAATTGCATAATAAGAGTTATTATGGGCGGCCTAAAGGTGACAACCTCGAAGTTTCTCTTACAGAAACCGCCTTTCTCATTTATATGGGAAAAATAAAAGTTGAATTTGGGGGAAAAGAAATTGGTTTTGAGGATTTTTTCCTGAAAGCATCCTCACTACTAAAAAATTTTGAATTATTTTATATCGTTTATAAAGATATGAGGGAACGCGGATATTATGTCCAGCCAGGGGTAACTGGCTTTCGTGTTTATCCACGTGGCGGACACCCCGGAAAAACACCTGCTGAGTTTTTCATATTTGTAACATCAGAAAGGATACCTTTATTACTATCCCAGTTAAGGACCCATCTGGAGACAGTCGAGAACCTTAAAAAACGCCTGGTTCTTGCTATAGTTGACGAAGAAAGTGATATTACATATTACGAAGTGAAAAAAACAGCTCTAACAGGCACTTATGAATTAAGATTGGGCAAAAAGTTATCAACTGCGATCCTGCTTGAAGACAGGGTGATGGTCTGGAACCCCGATGCTTCTTTAGCACTTCAAAAAAATGGTTTTTTTGGTAAACCTATGGATGAAGGCCACCTGCAACTATCACTTATTGAGTCATGTTATCTTTTAAAAAAAGGGATACTGGACATTGAGAACAAGAATAAGGAAGTGCTTGATTTTGATAGTTTTTCAAAATCAGCTTCCGATATAGAATCAAATTTCATGGTAAAATATTCTGTGTATGAAAAACTAAGGAATGACGGGCTCTTTCCGAAGACAGGATTCAAATTCGGAACACACTTTCGGGTCTATAAGAAAATTGATGATATGACAAAACTGCCCCATTCAGATTATCTTGTTCATGCAATTGAAGAGGATCATATTTTTTCTCTGCAGCAGCTTTCACGCGCAGTGCGCCTGGCCAACAGCGTAAGAAAAGAAATGATATTTGGTACAGTCGATTCGCATGTTGATTTTTTTATGATAGGGCGGATGCGACTGTAACCTGTATTTATTCTTCTTCTTCTTTCTGTTTTCTTTTTACTACTTTTTCGAGTTTCTTAGCCCACATATCCTCTACTTTTGTATATTCACACTCAAGGTAATGAGAGACTGCTTTTGCAATTGCATCTTTGGTGCTTGTCTCCCCTGTTTTTTGTTTAAGGGCTTCAATATCATCTTCTGTAAGAACCGTTTGTGCGTGCATTATTTTTGCCATTTTATAACTCCTTAAAAAAAAAGCAATGCCACCACATAGAGGCATACTTTTAATTACTACCTCATTATCATAGGATAGTATTTAAACATTACTGATAAAAATAAAAAACGCTATGGTTTAGACCTGATTATCCTCAACATCATAAAAGAACTTATAATCATAAGAATCAGGCTAACTGCACCAAAACCAGGAGTTTTGTTATTATCATTTGTTTCTTCTGTAGCTGTAGCTTTGATTTCCGTCTTTCCTGATATAGCAAAACTCTTTTCAGCAAGATTTAATTCATTCTCGGCATATCCGATGAATTCAAGAGCAGATGTGCCATCTTTTTTCCAGAACGAAGATAGGGCTGAATTTGCATTATTTGTATTATAATCTTCAGCTTGCTTAAGGTGTGCTTCAGATTCTGTGACATCAATACCTTTCATTTTTGCTTCTTTTATTTGTTTGGATAATGTCTTTGATCTTTCATCGATATCTGCTATTTTTTTCAATATTTCTGAAAATGAGCCTTTTAATATAATAGTGTCCTTTATATGAAGATTTTCCGGGGTCCATGTCGGAACCATATGACTATTCTGGAAAAGTATCCTGAATGGTTTGGGTGTTACTGATATCACTTCAATTCCTTTTGGCAAGAACACCTGGCTCCTGATATCTGCGTCCTGAGAAACCCCGATATCCGCAGTTTTCCCGGCTATTATTGCCTGCGGCATATCAATGGGAATTTCAATTGAATAATCGCCGGCTTCTTTCCTGGCAAAATTCTCTGCCCTGAAACCGATACGCCCGTTCCATGTTTCACCGGTTTTTATAGACGCATTGAAACTCACTGTCAATTTTATCCCATTTCCAACAATCTGCTGTTCTACTACCTGGCCTTTTGAGCTGAAAGTATGTTCGAAATCATATATAACTATAATATTCGATGCAGGGACTACGAATGAAATACCATCAAGAGGTGATGGGCCGCTATTTGCAACCTCAACCTGTATTAATTCATCCACCATGCCGTCTTCATTCACAGTTACGTTCAATATCCAGCGGTTAAGGCTTATATCTGCTGCCGATGCCGGAAAAACCATCAATAAGACAATAATAAAACAAACAAGAACTTTTTTTATGGACATATAAAATCTCCAGCCTATTGTTGACTTTTAGAACTAATAACGTTTGCGTTATGCAAATAATTTTTGTTATTTAATAATTTGTTCTACCACTTGTACTACTTCCCCTGTTCTTTCGTATGCCTTTAGCCCCGAAGGTAAATTATCAATGAGCTCTTGCGATCTTAGCCCTTTCAGGAATTTCTTAATCTCATGATATTCCATAATCCTTTTTGGAATCACAAAATCATATTCCTCATCAGCTATTTTTATGAATTTCAAACCATTCATTTCTGCAACTGTACGAATTCCTACCCCGACATCGGCTTTACCCAGTTTTACCGCAGCAGCGACCGCACTGTGGGTTTTTGCTTCAGTATGATAACCTTTAATCGAATTAGCGAGTTCTTCGAAAGATATTCCACGCTGCCTTGCGACTTCCTTTAGCCTGAGATCGGTCATGACTCTTGTTCCCGAACCTGTATTCCTGTTAATGAACCTGGCATTGATCAAATCCTCAAACTCCTTTATTTTGCTGTCCTTTCGTATTATCAGGCCCTGTTCCCTCAGGTATCCTTTAACAAGAACAACATCAAAAAGCCCGATCCTTTCAAGAAAAGGAATGTTATAGGCACCGGATTCATCAAGGAGATGCACTCCGGCTATATCGGCAATACCGTTTTTGACAGCATTTATTCCGCCGGATGAACCCACATTTATTATCCGCATTTTAAGCCCGGTTATGTCCGCGAGTATATCAAGGCCAAGACAGTGGCTGCCAACAAAGAATATATCAGGGTTTTCAGGTTCACCATACAATGTGACTTCAACATTATCACCTGCTTCTATTATCTCAACTGTTGACGGGATCTCTATAAAACCATCGGCCTCAGAAAGCGTTGTAATAGCTCCCGACCCTTTTTCTATAGGATAGGCGATGCCCCTTATAAGACCTACAGGAAGAAGCTGGCTTCTGCCCTCGGAACGTATCCTGATAGCCGCTCTTGCATGTATTTTATTATTTATGCTTGTTTTTCCGGTCATTTTCCTGATCAGTGGTGCCACAAATTCATTGAAAATCGTAAGGGATGAAGCAGGATATCCAGGTAGCCCAAAAACAGGTTTTCCAAAGATCTTCCCGATAATTGCGGGTTTTCCGGGTTTTATATCGATCCCATGGGCAAGGACTATGCCGTTTTCTTCAATTATCCTGTACATTATGTCGCCAGAACCTGCTGATGTGCTTCCCGACGTGATAATAAGATCACAGTTTTTTGAGAGTTCATTTAATGCTTTTTTGATCTTTGTCTCATCATCCTTTACATTACAGTAACGGATAGGTGTGCCCCCGCACTCACTGACCGCGCATGAGAGTGAAAAAGAATTTACATCATATATCTCACCTGAGTTGAGTGAGCAGCCCGGTGCTTTCAGCTCATTTCCTGTTGAGATTATTCCGACTGTAAGCCCGAAGATGCTTATTTTTTGTTTACCGATCGCACAAAGAACACCTATTTCCCGTGCACCGAGGCAGGTTCCCTTTTTTAAAATCCGCTCTCCGGCCATTATATCCGAGCCTGCCTGCATGACATTTTCATTAATGGAGACAGGACGGTGGATGAAAATATCTTTATCAAAATGCGTATATTCAACCATGACGACGGAATCAGCCCCTTCCGGCATTACCGCACCGGTTGCGATCTCAGCAGCCTCTCCCTTTTGAAGAAAAATACCAGGATCGATTCCCGCCGGGATAGATCCAATAATTTTAAGCCGGACCGGCCTGTCCTCACGCGCAGTATAAGTGTCAGAAGCATAAACTGCATAACCATCCATCGATGCCCTGGTAAAAGGAGGAACATCCACCTGCGAAATAACATCCATTGCAAGGATATGTCCTGAAGCATCTTCTATGTTTACTTCGAATATCTGAGGTTTAATATCAAGGCTGTTGATGATCTGCCTTGCTTCATCACGGGTTACAAGTTTCCTGAATTCTTTTCTCACAGGCATTATTATGGGTCATGTGGTTAAATCGTTTTCCGGAATTTTTAGAAAAATTCTTCAGATATTTTTTTGTACAACTTATACATTTATAATAATATATGTCAAGTGTAACCTTTCTCGGAACTGGCGGCGGAAGGATGGTCGTTCTTAACCAGTTGCGAAAAAGCGGCGGGTTCTGGTTAAAACTTGATGACCTGAATATCCTCCATGATCCGGGTCCTGGTTCCCTTGTAATGATGCACCAGCTTGGCCTTAAACCAAGAGAACTTGATGCTATTATTTTATCCCACAGGCATATAGATCATTCATGTGATGTAAATGTACTAACGGAAGCAATGACAGGTGGAGGATTTACTCCAAGAGGGCGCTTGATCGCACCTTCTGATTGCTTTAATACTGACCCTGTTATACTCCAATATGTGAGGCCTTTTGTTGAAATAAATGAAATTAAAAAAGGAATGGAGATAACTATTAAGGATATCAAAATGAAGTTCCCTGTTGAAAATATGCATCCTGTGGAGACTTACGGCGTCATTTATACCTTCAGGTCCGGGCGCCTTGGATATATTCCTGATACTGAATATTTTCCAGGACTTGCAGATGCTTATGAGGGTATTGATTACCTGATACTTAATGTTGTGCGGATGAAGACCGATAAAAGGATCCGTCACCTGAACATAGATGAGGCATCAGAGTTGATCAACAGGATAAGACCGAAAAAGGCCATACTGACACATTTCGGTTTACAGGTATTGAAATCATCCCCGGAGCACCAGGCAAAGCTCATATCAGAAAAAACCGGTGTGAATGTCATTGCTGCCCGGGATGGCATGACAGTGAATTTTAAGAACGGGAATATAAAGAAATGGTTTTAGAGCTGTCACATCTCATTTTTTTTTATCATGATCATTGAAATAGCAATGTTTAATGCTATTAATGTGCTAAAACAGATTTATTATGAAGGATATTACTGCTGAATTAAGAACTGCCTTATATGGCAGGAGCAGTGTTTTTATGGGCTCTGCAGAGACGCCCACTGAGCGTATCGTATATCATATATTGTATGAAACTGTCATTGCGAAAAAAAACGTTATATGGATATGCCTCAGGGACACACCAAATACAATATTTTCCAAATTTTCCTCTTATGAGTTGCCCCTGGCAGGATCGATTGAGAATATATGGTTTGTCGATGCCACCATCATCGGAGACAAAACAATTGCGCATCAGACCTCCAGGTGCAATCCCATGGACTACACGTGTATGATTATGGAAGTAGTTAAACTGCTGAAAAAATATCCTGCATCCCTGGTTATGCTTGATAACATTGGCATGATGGCGCTGCTTGATCGTCTGGATGTTATTGTGCGTCCATTGAAATATCTGGATACAAGAATACGGGCGGAAGGAGGGGGTTTTGTGACAATGCTGGCAAATAAAGCACTACCGGGAAGCGTTGAATCTGAACTTCTTGGGCTTATCGATGTTATCATCAGCGTTGAACAAAACGAAATTCATGCACAGGTGGGAAGCAAGGAACTGAGTATTCCTTTTTGCTTCACGGGTAGTGAGCTTATCCTTGGTAGCGTTAATGCGGATAAAGATTTACAGGAATTATTCAGCCTGACCACTGAAGAAAAGAAAAAACTGGAGCTTGAAGTAGAGGAGAAAGCGCATCTTTACGGGGAACCGGTTGATTGATTGATCCGTTCCCAGAGTTGTGCTATCTGTTTACTGTATTCCGAATTGGGATATGCATGTACCATGATCTTTCTTGACCAGGCGCCTGCAATTGCTTCATCATACAGGATAACGCCTATAGGTTCAAGACCTAATTTCCGGCTCAGTTCTTCAAGTGTTTTTTTTGAAGCCTCATATTTATTTTTAGGAAGCTTGTTGAAAAGGATATGTGGCCTGGATTTCAAACGCTGGGCCACACCGGAAATAACATAGGTTCCCCGGATATCCTGTTTGTCCAGTGTACATACTACGATGCTGATTTCAGTCGTACCCATGATAAGGAGGCTTGACCTGTTAAGTCCCGGACTGCAATCAAATATTATATGGTCGGGATTATACATGGTCTGGAAATCCCGCAGTAACACCTGAAGCTTTTCTTTTGCCTGGGCAGGGTCTTTTGAGAAACTCACAATATCTTCCTCAGTTGCATACGATGGAATGATATAAAGCTCTCCCTCATCTCTCTTATGTATGATCTCTTCAAGTGCTGCCTTGTTCTGGACGTAATCTACTAATGTCTTATTGGTCTTCAGGCTAAAAAGCGCATGAATGCCAGGGCCTGAAAAATCAGTATCTACCAGTCCGACTTTATAACCCTTGCTGACAAGATAGCAGGCAAGGTTCCCTGATATATTCGTCTTGCCTGTCCCGCCTTTATAAGAATGAAAGCTTATCCACATTTCTTGCACCTTAAATAAATAATTCCATAATCTTAACCCAGTATTTCCTCAAGTTTCTTATCCAGCTCATCTATTGACCCAATCATTTCAGGGGACTCTTCCTCGTTCTTTTTTCGTGATGAATAGTATACTTTTTTTCCGACCCGTTCCCGTTTTAGCCAGCCCTCCCTGACAAGTTCATTAAGGTATTTGTTCTCAATTGACCTGTGGCGGCCTGTCCGGATGCATACTTCATCCGCAGTGGCCTTTGATAATTCTGATACTGCAAAAAGTGATTTTCTTAAACTGTCAGGAATCGTGAGGTATAAAGCAATCTGGTCTTCTACAACCGGGTGAAGACGCGATTCAATCTCTCCTACCCTGCGTTCAAGTGACTGAAGCCTTTTCTCAAAGACCTTCATATTATCGTTTGAGTTTGTTCTCATATCTGAATTCATTTTATTTCCAATGCACAAATGCAAGTCGCATAACCTGGAATATGATGAGCAACGTTTGCACATTACAGTATACTGTGCAAGCACATATATATACCTAACCGATGTATTGCGAAAAACAATATGAAATATACATGTAAATGTTGTTTTTTGCACAATAGTTATATACTGGTATGAGCATATTATGCAATTGTGAGGAAGTTGCACAATAACGCCTCTTCATCCACCCCTCCATGTTGCAACTTCCCTCAATTTTGATAATAAAGATGAATCAAATTGTTGAAAATGTTAACATATTGCTAACATATAAAAGCTATATCCAATGAAACAAATATGGCTTCTATATGGCAAACATCGGGCTTATCACACCTACTCCTTTAGAATCAGAAGATTTGAGATGCCAGATCGACCCCTCGCCTTATGAAGAACAGGGGATTATTACGAAGGGTTATTTACATGGGAATCATGTTATTTTTTCCCATTGCGGCGTAGGCAAGGTGAACGCGGCGCACACTACAACCCTTATTCTTGAAAACAACGAAATAGATTTCCTGGTACTTTTCGGTATTGCTGGCGCGTATCCGGATGCGGATGCAGCTATCGGGGATGTTGTGGTCGCACAGAGTGAGAATTACGGGGAAGAAGGAGTAATGACCGGCGATGGATGGAAGCCTATGGATTTCACAGGTTTTACGCTTGTGAAAAATAAGATCGGATATTTCAATACTTTCCCGATGGACCGGAAATTATCGCAGCTTGCAATAAATGCTTCAAAAGATGCAGGATTAAACACGCATGCAGGTCATTTCATAACAGTATCGCAGTGTTCCGGAACACGCATTAGCGGTGATATCATGCAAAAGCGTTTTAATGGCTTATGTGAAAACATGGAAGGGGCCGCAGTTGCTCATATTTGTTCCATGTACGCTGTCCCGGTGATCGAGGTCAGGGGAATAAGCAATATTATTGAGGACAGGGATATGAAAAAATGGAACATTCCTCTTGCGGTATCGAATTGTAATAAGGCAGTCAGTGAACTGATCAGGAAGATGGAATGAAAATATCTACAGGTTATTCACCATGTCCCAATGATACATTTATTTTCTATGCCATGACACATAATAAACTATCTCCCGATCTTGAATTCAGTGAGACTTTAAAAGATGTGGAAACTCTTAACCGTCTGGCCTTGCAAAAAGTTTTTGATGTAACAAAAGCGTCATTCCATGGATTTGGTTTTTTAAGGGACGATTATTGTCTCCTGCATTCGGGAAGCGCTCTCGGTAGAGGTTGCGGGCCTCTGATAGTGGCCAGGAACGGAACAGGTCAGCAGGAACTCAGTTCGAAAAAAATTGCCATTCCCGGTAAGATGACCACTGCTTACCTGCTGCTTCAATTGTTCG
This window harbors:
- a CDS encoding DUF192 domain-containing protein, whose translation is MLPVLKYDGVMIANNIEFARTMAKQAIGLMFRRSILPDYSMIFILKKPSGVNVHMFFVFFPIDVIFLNNEKKVMGFSGLKPWVGYKAMKDIKYVLEMKAGTIVKFNLSIGGQMEFDENLNR
- a CDS encoding MBL fold metallo-hydrolase, coding for MSSVTFLGTGGGRMVVLNQLRKSGGFWLKLDDLNILHDPGPGSLVMMHQLGLKPRELDAIILSHRHIDHSCDVNVLTEAMTGGGFTPRGRLIAPSDCFNTDPVILQYVRPFVEINEIKKGMEITIKDIKMKFPVENMHPVETYGVIYTFRSGRLGYIPDTEYFPGLADAYEGIDYLILNVVRMKTDKRIRHLNIDEASELINRIRPKKAILTHFGLQVLKSSPEHQAKLISEKTGVNVIAARDGMTVNFKNGNIKKWF
- the endA gene encoding tRNA-intron lyase, translated to MTLKGKLTGDNVLLEKNAIEELHNKSYYGRPKGDNLEVSLTETAFLIYMGKIKVEFGGKEIGFEDFFLKASSLLKNFELFYIVYKDMRERGYYVQPGVTGFRVYPRGGHPGKTPAEFFIFVTSERIPLLLSQLRTHLETVENLKKRLVLAIVDEESDITYYEVKKTALTGTYELRLGKKLSTAILLEDRVMVWNPDASLALQKNGFFGKPMDEGHLQLSLIESCYLLKKGILDIENKNKEVLDFDSFSKSASDIESNFMVKYSVYEKLRNDGLFPKTGFKFGTHFRVYKKIDDMTKLPHSDYLVHAIEEDHIFSLQQLSRAVRLANSVRKEMIFGTVDSHVDFFMIGRMRL
- a CDS encoding winged helix-turn-helix transcriptional regulator, with the protein product MKNDVHRRIILEMLNNPSINHKTLAEKIGVSGPTITQHIKYLKEQGIVKADTNGRYTIYSINSNYFDSLHKFISITA
- the mqnB gene encoding futalosine hydrolase — protein: MANIGLITPTPLESEDLRCQIDPSPYEEQGIITKGYLHGNHVIFSHCGVGKVNAAHTTTLILENNEIDFLVLFGIAGAYPDADAAIGDVVVAQSENYGEEGVMTGDGWKPMDFTGFTLVKNKIGYFNTFPMDRKLSQLAINASKDAGLNTHAGHFITVSQCSGTRISGDIMQKRFNGLCENMEGAAVAHICSMYAVPVIEVRGISNIIEDRDMKKWNIPLAVSNCNKAVSELIRKME
- a CDS encoding molybdopterin biosynthesis protein; the encoded protein is MPVRKEFRKLVTRDEARQIINSLDIKPQIFEVNIEDASGHILAMDVISQVDVPPFTRASMDGYAVYASDTYTAREDRPVRLKIIGSIPAGIDPGIFLQKGEAAEIATGAVMPEGADSVVMVEYTHFDKDIFIHRPVSINENVMQAGSDIMAGERILKKGTCLGAREIGVLCAIGKQKISIFGLTVGIISTGNELKAPGCSLNSGEIYDVNSFSLSCAVSECGGTPIRYCNVKDDETKIKKALNELSKNCDLIITSGSTSAGSGDIMYRIIEENGIVLAHGIDIKPGKPAIIGKIFGKPVFGLPGYPASSLTIFNEFVAPLIRKMTGKTSINNKIHARAAIRIRSEGRSQLLPVGLIRGIAYPIEKGSGAITTLSEADGFIEIPSTVEIIEAGDNVEVTLYGEPENPDIFFVGSHCLGLDILADITGLKMRIINVGSSGGINAVKNGIADIAGVHLLDESGAYNIPFLERIGLFDVVLVKGYLREQGLIIRKDSKIKEFEDLINARFINRNTGSGTRVMTDLRLKEVARQRGISFEELANSIKGYHTEAKTHSAVAAAVKLGKADVGVGIRTVAEMNGLKFIKIADEEYDFVIPKRIMEYHEIKKFLKGLRSQELIDNLPSGLKAYERTGEVVQVVEQIIK
- the yciH gene encoding stress response translation initiation inhibitor YciH — translated: MSSEMCAVCGLPKELCICEEVAKEQQRIVIKVDTRKYKKEVTVIDGLNPSEINLQELTSYLKSKFACGGTIKDNVIELQGNHKSRMKEVLIKKGFLPEQIKI
- a CDS encoding F420-dependent methylenetetrahydromethanopterin dehydrogenase, whose translation is MVVKVGFIKLGNLGTSQVIDLLLDEIAAREGIAVRVFGTGAKMGKDEAAETASFKNWGPNFVVMISPNSSAPGPTAARDVWKDTPTIVVSDGPTKKEDREKLEQAGFGYMILPVDPLIGAKREFLDPTEMVIFNTDAAKVLSVCGAIRLVQTEIDKVIDQVAAGTKPLVLPKILAKPEKCVESAGFNNPYAKAKALAALHIATKVAEIDFPACFVLKEVDQIATAAAAGHEAMRAAARLADEAREMEKANDSVLRKPHAKDGRLLTKTKLLEKPQ
- a CDS encoding MinD/ParA family protein, whose translation is MWISFHSYKGGTGKTNISGNLACYLVSKGYKVGLVDTDFSGPGIHALFSLKTNKTLVDYVQNKAALEEIIHKRDEGELYIIPSYATEEDIVSFSKDPAQAKEKLQVLLRDFQTMYNPDHIIFDCSPGLNRSSLLIMGTTEISIVVCTLDKQDIRGTYVISGVAQRLKSRPHILFNKLPKNKYEASKKTLEELSRKLGLEPIGVILYDEAIAGAWSRKIMVHAYPNSEYSKQIAQLWERINQSTGSP